Part of the Nitrospirota bacterium genome is shown below.
CCCCACATCTTGCCGCTGTCGCGAATGACCGGCGGCATGGAGGCATCGATGATGATGTCGCTGGGCACATGCAGATTGGTGATGCCCTTGTCGGAATTCACCATCGCCATCGGAGGCCGCTTCTGATAGACCGCTTGAATGTCGGCTTCGATTGCCTTGCGCTGATCTTCCGGCAAGGCTTTGATCTTGGCATAGAGGTCGCCGAGACCGTTGTCCGGGTCCACGCCCAGCTTCTTGAGCGTCTCGCCATACTTTTCAAACACGTCTTTATAGAACACCGTCACCGCATGACCAAAGATCTTGGGGTCCGAGACCTTCATCATGGTGGCTTTCAGGTGGATCGAAAACAGGACCCCCTGCTTCTTGGCATCCTCGATCTGCTCCTCGATGAACCGGCGCAAGGCGTTCTTGCTCATGAACGTCGCATCGATGACTTCCCCGGCCTGCAGCGCCACTTTCGGCTTGAGCACCGTGGTCGCGCCGTCCTGGCCGACAAACTCAATCTTCGCATCGGTCGCCGCCGTCGTCGTCATCGACTTTTCGTTCGAGTAGAAATCTCCGCCCTTCATATGGGAAACATGGGTCTTGGAATCCGGGCTCCAGGCCCCCATCTTATGCGGATGCTTTCTCGTGTGGGCCTTCACGGAGAGGGGTGCGCGGCGATCCGAGTTACCTTCGCGCAATACCGGATTGACGGCGCTACCCTTCACTCTATCGTAGCGGGTCTTCACGTCCTTCTCTTTGTCGTCCTTCGGATTCTCCGGGTAATCCGGAAGCTTATAACCCTGGCTCTGCAGTTCCTTGATGGCCGCTTGCAACTGAGGCAGCGAGGCGCTGACGTTCGGCAGCTTGATGATATTGGCTTCCGGCTGCTTGGCCAGCGCGCCCAACTCTGCCAGGTCGTCCGCCTGCTTCTGCGCAGGCGTCAAGTAATCGGGGAACAAGGCGATAATACGCCCGGCCAGCGAAATGTCCCGCAACTCCACCGATACACCGGCCGCCTTGCTGAAGGCATTGATGATCGGGAGAAACGAATAGGTCGCCAACATGGGCGCTTCATCGGTCTTGGTGTAAATAATCCTGGATGCCTTGGTCGTCATGGGTTTTCCTCTTCTAGCTCGTTGTCAGTTCAGCGCATTCAATGCTGAACCAGCCTTGAACCACGCAATCTGCTGTTCGGTGATGCTGTGGTTCGCCTGGATGGTGAGCGAAGTGCCATCCGTCTTATGTATCGTCACCTGCACCGGTTTGCCGGGAGTCAGATTGTTCAACCCCGTCACGCTGATGCGGTCCTGTTGCTCAATCTTCTCGTAATCCTTCGGGTCAGCGAAGGTCAACGCCAAGATCCCCTGTTTCTTCAAATTCGTCTCGTGGATGCGGGCGAAGCTCTTGGTCAGCACGACTTTCACATTGAGGAAGCGCGGCGACATGGCGGCATGTTCGCGGCTGCTGCCCTCTCCGTAATTCTCGTCCCCGACAACGATGGAGCCGATCCCCTTGGCCTTGTAGGCCCGGGCGATCTGCGCGATGGTCAGATTCGACTCGCCAGTGAGGACATTGGTCCCCTTGCCTGGCTCGGGCGAAAACGCATTGTTGGCGCCCAGGAACATGTTGTCGCTGATCTTGTCGAGATGACCGCGGAACTTCAGCCAGGGTCCGGCTGGAGAAATATGGTCCGTCGTGGTTTTGCCCTTGGTCTTGATCAAGAGCGGCAACTTCTCGAAGTCCTTGCCGTCCCACCGGGGAAAGGGCTGCAAAAGCTGCAGCCGCTCGCTGGTCGGAGGAATATCGACCGTGAGTCCATCGCCGTTTTCTGCCGGAGCCACAAACCCTTCATCGCCTTTGGCAAATCCCTTCGCCGGCAGCTCTTCACCCTGCGGGGGCTGCAATTTGAATTCTTTTCCGTCGGCACCCTTGAGGGTGCCGTTAACCGGATCGAATCCCAAATCGCCGGACAGCGCATAGGCCGTCACCACTTCCGGACTGGCGAGGAACGACAGGGTTTCGTTGATGCCGTCGTTGCGGCCTGGGAAATTCCGATTGAAGGAACTGACGATCGAATCCGCCTTGCCCTTCACTCCGTCAGCGCGCTTCCACTGACCGATGCAGGGGCCGCAAGAATTCGAAAGGACCGTGCCGCCCAACTGCTCGAAAGTCTCCAGAAATCCGTCGCGCTTCATCGTGTGATAGATGCGCTCGGAACCTGGCGAGACGAGAAACGAGGCCTTGGCCTTGAGGCCCGCCTTCAACCCCTGCTGGGCAATGTGCGCCGACCGGCTGATGTCTTCGTACGAGGAATTCGTGCAGCTGCCGATGAGGGCCGCCTTCACCTCGAGCGGATAACCCTTTTCCTTCGCTTCGGCTGCCATCTTGGAGATGGGTCGCGCGAGATCCGGCGTATGAGGGCCGACCACATGGGGCTCCAGCTTCGAGAGGTCCACTTCGACAATCTGATCGTAGTACTTCTCCGGCGATTGATAGACTTCTGGATCCGCCACGAGCGACTCTTTGTGAGAGATGGCCAGGTTGGCCAGATCCGCACGGTCCATGATGTTCAAATAGGCGACCATCTTCTGGTCAAAGGGGAACACCGACGTCGTGGCGCCCAACTCAGCACCCATATTACAAATGGTGCCTTTGCCGGTTGCGCTGATGGTTTCGGCGCCGGGGCCGAAGTACTCGACGATCTTGTTCGTTCCGCCTTTGACCGTGAGTAAACCGCAGAGATAGAGAATCACGTCTTTCGGCGAGGCCCAGCCGCTCAACTTGCCGGTCAATCGGATGCCGATCAGCTTCGGATGGAGCACTTCCCAGGGCAAGCCGGCCATGACTTCGCCGGCATCCGCGCCACCGACGCCAATGGCCAAGCCACCCAACCCGCCGCCGTTCGGCGTGTGCGAATCCGTGCCGATGATCAAGCTGCCGGGAAAAGCATAATTCTCCAACACGACTTGATGGATGATGCCAGCGCCAGGCTTCCAAAAACCGATCCCGTATTTCTTCGCAGCCGAAGCGAGAAAATTATAGACTTCCTTGTTCTCGTCCATGGCGCGGAGCAGGTCCTTCTCGGAGCCCATTTCGGCGCGAATCAAGTGGTCGCAATGGATGGTGCTCGGCACGGCCGCCTGCTTCTTGTTGGCCTGCATGAACTGCAAAATGGCCATCTGGGCCGTCGCATCCTGCATCGCCACGCGATCCGGACGCAGAGACAGCATCGCCTTGCCGCGCTCCCAGGTCTGCGTATCGAAATTATCAGCGTGCGAAACCAGCACTTTCTCCGCCAACGTCAACCCGCGGCCGAACTGCTTTCTGGCCTTGGCAAACACGGCAGGCATCTTCGCATACAAATTTTTGGCTAGATCCATCGACATAGTGACCTCAATTTAAAATTGACAATTTAAAATTAGAAATTGTCATTACTTGAGCGGCGGCACTTCGCGCCGTTTGGGCGCCGCATAGTTGACGAGGTAATCGAACAGCCGGATCAGGCGGCTGTCCTGACGCTTCTGATCCACCCAATGGCCGATCAATCCGATCGTGCGCGAGAGGATGAAGAAGCCGTTCAAGCTGTCGACCGGGAATCCGATATCGACGAGCACCGCCGCCATCGTGCCGTCCACGTTGAGAATCAAATTGTCCTTCTTCACCGAGGTAACCTTTTCCACTTCGAGCGCGAAATCCAGGCAGGGGGTCTTCGTATTCAAGCTCTTGACGTACCCGACCAGCTCCTTCACCCGCTTGTCCGGATTACGCAAGCTCTTGACGCGATGGCCGATCCCAGGGACCGGGCCATGGTTCTTCTTCATATAGACGAGGAATTCATCCACCGTCATCTTGTTGTCGACGGCATACTTAAAGAACCGGCCTGCATCGGTCACAGCGCCGCCAAAGCGGGGGCCGATCATGATCAAGCCTGCTGCCACCGACTGGGACATCCCGATCCCGGCGCAGGCCGCGATGATCGTCCCCAAGGCGCCGCTGACGCAGGGCCCATGGTCGGCCGAGAGCATCATGATGCGCTTGATGATTTCGGCTTCCTGTTTGGAAATGAGCCGCTTGTCCCACAAGAGTCCCACGACATGGGGGATCTCGTAGCCCTTGTTGATGAGCTCGGAAGCCGGATAGCCGTCGTAGCAGGGTTCATCGCCCCGGTCGTCGCTGATGGTCGTGCGGATCAGCGGGGCCACCATCACTTCATCAGCCTTCATGGCCTCTTCAACCGTCTTCGGCAACTTCGGCAAGGAGGCCGGCTCAACCGGCGCCTTGACCAGACCGGACTTCAACATCTCTTGATAGGCTTCTTTGATCGCAGGCCCCAAGGCGCCGAACGTCGCAGGCACAATCGCGCCGGCATTCTTCAACGCATCGGACTTGGCACGGGCCGATCCTTCGCCCTTCAACCCTTCCTTCGCGCCGGCGTGACCGAACTTCATGCCCTTCGGCAAACTTTCCTGGCAGAAACCGGAGACGACGGCCATCAACTTCACCCGCCGCTTCTTGGCCCCGTACCATTCGGCTGCCCGCTCTTCGAGATCGCCGCCCATTTCGCCGACGATGACGACCGCCTTCGTCTGCGGATCGTTTTCGAACATTTCCAAGTAGCTGACATAGTCGGTGCCCGGATAGGCATCGCCGCCGATCCCGATGGCCGTCGTGATGCCGTCGGCAAACTGCGAACAGATCCAGATGATTTCATTGGAGAGGCCGCCAGACTTGGTGATAACGCCGAACGAACCTTCGCGGTAGAGCTTCGAGAGCACCAGATTGTCGAATGCGCCGCCAATGACACCGAGCCGACAGGAGCCGGCTGAGACGATCCCGATCGACGAAGGACCGTTGAAGACCTTCCCGAGCTTGGTCGCATGGCGCCCCAGGATCTTGGCGTCTTTTTCCGGCACACCCTCGGTGATCATGGAGACTACTTTGATGTGGGAATCGTCCAAGGCTTCCATCCCGCCCTTCATGGCCCGATCCGCGCCGATGTAGACGAGGCTGGTATTGATCTGGGGATGGTTCTTGGTGGCTTCCCCGACGGTCTTATAGATGGGAACGGCCACTAAGCCGCTGCCATAGGGGATCTCATGGCTCTTGCCTGCGTCAGGCGGATAGACGAAGGCCAGAACGTTCAGCGAGCGTTTGATCAGGTAGCAGAACTCGGCCATCCGGCGCGCGGCGTTGACGCCGGCGACGCCGCCCTGAATGACCACATAGGTATCTTTATTCGCCAGGATACTCATCGGGATCTCCCTCTTCTTTCAGTGCTGAGTGCTAAGTGCTGCGTGCTGAGTTGAAGAGCAGTTCTTACTACTCAGCACTCAGGCCTCAGCACTCGTTACTGTTTTTGTAGCGCTTTGTCGACGATATCGGTCAACGGCGTGTTGCGGTCGAAGACGTTGATGTCAAATCCTTCGTCTTTGAGCGCGCGCATCGCATCGAGCCCTTCCTTCTCACGCGGGCCACCGCGACGCACCCAGATCTTGACGCCCTTGAGCTTCCCCTCGGACTTCGCCTTGCGGAATCCATTGATGATGCCGCCAAACGTCTTCTTCACGTCGGTAAAGTTGGCAATCGCCCCGCCGACGATGATGTTCTTAATCCCGGGCAACGAGCAGACCTTGTCGGTCAAGACTTCGACTGCCCAGTCCGGCGGATCACCGGAGTACTCGGCATAGTTCGCAAGCTTGCCGCCACGGGCAACGACTGCATCGGAATAATAGACACTGGCGCCACCGCCGGCCGGAAGCATGGCCGTATCGCCGCCAGGGATCTCGATAAACTTGACCGAGCCCTTGATCTTGGAATCGACCGCCATGACTTCCATCTCATGCTTGGAATAGGCGCGGCCGAATTCTGCGGCAAAGGCAAAGTTCCAATCGGGATGCCGGAACTTGGCGTCGCCATCGAGCAGCGTGACCGCATCCAAGGCAATCAACTCGCCATCCTGCTCGCGCAGGACGACGGGGTTCACTTCCAGATACTGCGCATCTTCGCTGTCGAAGCAGGTAAACATCTTGCCGGCAAAATCGGCCATCTTCTTGACCAATGGGCCGGTAAAGCCCGCCTCCTTGGCCACCTTCTCAAGCGCCTCCGCCGAGGGCTGCTGCCCGACTTCCAGGGCCAGACGTTTCACACGCTCCCAATTCGATTCGACTTCGATGCCGCCGCAATTGGCGACCAGAATGTCCGTCCCTTCGCGGGTGGACTTCACCGCACAATAATATTCTTCCTTGTGCGGAATCATTTCAGACACAATCACTTGCGTGACGGTGATGCTGCCCACCTGGCGGCCGAGCATCTCCTTCGCCGCCGCTTCCGCCCCCTTAAAATCCAGATCGACCTTCACCAGGCCGAGCTTGAACCGGGAGCCGAGCGCTTCATGCGCCTTCACGACCAGCTTGGATTTCTTCAGCCATTCATTGGCTTGGCCGAGTTTCGTCAGTTCGTCAACCGAGGTGACGACGACATAGTTGGGGACCGTGATACCCCACTTTTTCATCAGCCCCATCCCGGGACCTTCGAGCACCTTCGCCATGACGTCACTCCTTCAGACAGAATGGTGAGGAACAAATTGTAAAGGAGGAGGATTCTAACGAAATCAGCTGGATGACTCAATACGCCAGAGGAACTAAGCCCATTGGTTCAAAAGGCCTATCGGCGAGGACAACGAACGACACATATGCCTAAATGGTTGAAACCATAGAGCAATATACAACGTGCTGCCTGGCGCACCTCGCAGGGCCAAAATACGAATTATCATGAAAGACGATTAGCCTGGCAAACCGGACAAAAAAATGAGCTGCGTTCGCTTTGGAGACGGCGAATTACCCTCCCGCAACGGTTCGGACAGGGCTGCCCTTCCTTGCCATAGACGAGATGACAGCTCTTGTATTGGCCTTCTGTGCCATCCGGCGCGAAGAAGTCCTTGACGCTTGAGCCACCACAGGCAATCGCCTCGCGCAGCACTGCCTGCATCGTGTCGTAAAGCCGGATCATCGCCGTCTCACGCAGCCTCGCCACCTCGCGGTTCGGATGGAGTCTGGCGCGGAAGAGAATTTCGTTCGCGTAGATATTCCCGATCCCCGCGATGACTTGCTGATGCATCAAGAGTGGCTTCAGCCGTCCCCGCCTGGCTTGCAGGAGACGAACGAACTCTTCGCGCGACACGGTAAGGGGATCGACTCCGAAACGGCGCGCGCGATAGGCCTCGAGCCCCGTCTGATCGAGCAAGGACATCCGTCCGAACCGCCGGGGATTCCAATAGCGCAGTTCCGATTCCCGTCCCCCTGTAAACGACAAGCGGACATGCACATGCTGCGGATGTCTCGTCTGCGTGGCATGAAAGAGCAGAAGCCCCGTCATGCCAAGCTCCGCGACGATATACCTGAGCTCGCCCTCTTTTCTGAACCCCAGCGCCACGCTCTTGCCGTATCGCTCCACATCTTCCAGCCTTGCGCCCCGATACCAGGAAAGCGTGGACAGCCCTTCCCGGACAATATCCGCCCGCCCCACCACACAGTCATTCAACTGCGCGCCGAGAAGACGGGCTCGTATCTGCCTGGCAACGGCTTCTGCTTCTGGCAATTCCGGCATTGAAAGAGATCCTTGTACGGGATTACGAGCTAGAGGCTGGATGTGACACGGAGCCCTGCTTGTCCTTCGCGCGAGCCTCGCGAAGGAGGCGCACCTGCTTGATCGCATCTTCAAGCTTGGGAAGGGGCGTGGCACCGGGGCGTCGCGCCATCACTAACTTCAAGACCTCAGCATAGGTCATGCCCTGCACACAGCAGAGATAGGCCATCACGACCGATACAGACCGGCCCATCCCGGCACGGCAGCAGACGATCACCCGATTGCCTGGATGATGTTGCTCAACCCAGCTCACCGCCTGATCCAATAACAGCGGCTCAGCTTCGGCATACTCAGAAAAGGGAACCCTGCCAGATAACAACCGTCTGGGCGGCTGTGCCGTAAACTCAGCCGCAACCTGCAGCACCACATTGATCTGTGGTGGCGGCTGGCTTATGTCGTTGATATTTCCAACCAGGAGGGTCTCGGTAATAAAATGCATCGTAGCCTCAGTATCGGCAGCACCTCTGCCAGTTCAAGAAGGAGTCCGAATCTTATCCCGTTGCGATCACTTCCGCATGAACGCTATACTGAACACATACCGTTGCAGAACCTTGCACAAGGAGCCGACTCAATGCCCAGCCTGACCGTTGAAGAAGTCGAAACCAGACTGAAAACCGTCCCCTGCGCCATTTGCAAGGAGTCGAACTTTGGAGTCGACCGGCGGTTCATGCAATCGGACGGTGAATGGCGCGGCGTCTGCAGGAAGTGCCATTACAGCTTCCCCATCTATACGGACATGGAGTTCTACCAGCGCACCCAGCCGGATATTCCCTACCGGCTCAAAGAAATGTCCTGCCCGACCTGCAACCAACGGGGCGTGAGCCTCAATTTCCGCATCACCATGTCCGTCCGGGAATCCATCTACTTCCTGACCTGTACGACTTGCCAGCAAACATTCCCGGAGCGCTCATCCCTGGAAGCTTTTGAGTAACTCCCCTTTTTACCCTCATCCTCGTGTATACTTTACTTATGACTGACACACCAAAAACTCCAGCCAAGACCCCAGAATCTCCCGCAGCCGAGAGCGCGCCGAAAACGAGAAAAGAAATCCCGCTCGTGTCGGTGCCCAACGACCGCGACATGATCGCCGCGGAGATGGCCGAGATGTTCGACGAAGACCGGGTCTCGCATCGGCACGGGAACTCAGAACCAGAAGCGGATTAGCCCCATTCAGGCTGGCCTGATCAGCTCCACTGTTCCCTCTGCCGGTATCCGTCCCAGCGTCGATCCTTCTTTCCGCGTTACCCCGTCGAGCCGAATAATCGCTCCGCGATGACAGACTTTCAATGCCGCATTGGTCGCGGAGGCTGCCCGATCAAGTCGCCCGATCTCCGATCGGCCCAGCTCGTTGCAGAGCCAGGCTCTGGTATCGCCCTTCAATTCCCGTAGTTCGCTCACAACCCGAAAAGTCTGAGGACTCCGCGGCACAATAGTACGGCCGTCTGTGCGTAACAACAGATAGGAAAACTTCAGCGCATCTTTAATAAACCCCACCTTCTGATCGATGGCGGCAATCGCAGGAGGCGGCTGCCAGGGTCGCTCCTCATGACACCAATCATCAGGATGGTCTAACGCAGGACAGGCCCCCTCATGCAGGCACGGACTGTAGACCGTGCAGAGGCCCTGTTTGAGCAGGTGATTGCGTACTTGGTGCAAGGCTCTGGCCGTCTGCCGCAACGCCGGTTCGATGATCATGATCGTGCCCTGTGGTGCGAGAAACGGCAGAAGCTGCCCAACAACCGCAGCCCGTTCTGCCGGGGGATCGGACGCGGCCGCAAACAATTCATTGAGGCAGTTTGCCATGATAATGAGGTCGTAGGGGCCCCCCTTCGCAATCTGCTTACCGAGATCGCCCTTGAGCGGATGTTCCAGATTGCCCCCGAGACACCGAAGACCTGCGCTGGCGATCCCAACCTCCTGGCAATAGGCCTCCCATAATTTCTTCGTCTCCTGCAATGGAGCCGGGGAGGAGTCGGACGCCAACACAGACAGAGACTTCGCCCGCTCCGGATTGCGATGCCACAACCAATCCAGCAGGGCCAAGCTTCCAGTCCCTGGGCCACAACCGAGGTCCAGCACCGCCATGGGGCGGTCCGACGCTCCCGCGGCATTGTCGCTCGGCAATTCATCCAATAGAACCTGGACCTTAGAGAGGTTTACGGGAAGAAAGTAAGCCCGATAGGCGGCGGCGTGAGCCGGATCATCCAGATAGCCTGGCGCCAAGGTGGCTCGCGCGGTCGTAAACAAACGTGACAGGTTCAGGACCGCCTGGGCCAAAGCCTCACCCTGAAGGTCCCGCTCAAGTGGTACCTTCGATAAGATCTTCACCACTAGCGGTGACAAACTCGAGGGCTTCTGCTCATTGAAGGGTTGCATGGGCATAGTGTAAGCTGATGATGATTAGGAGGACAACCATGACAGACGCAATTTTATTGGCCTACAAAGAAGTCGAGAACTCCATGGAGCGGTTTACCCTACTCCTCCAGAGCCACGTAGAGACGATGGGTACGGCTACAGCCCACAGTCCGGAGCAAGTCTTCCGTTTGTCGCAAGGCTCCAAGGCCATGAGAGACAGCGCGATGATCTATCTCTCCTACGCCAAATACGTGGCCTACGGGATGCCGGAAACCGAAGACCTGGTGCAGGACGAGCTGCAAGGCTAACCCGTCGTTCGCCGCTCGTGAAGCATATCTCGTTTTCGGAAACAAAAGAGCCCGTCAGGTTTTCAGGCCTGACGGGCTCTTTATTTCTTTCGCGACCGACTAGATGCTGCGCATAAAGTGCGCGACGTCATCCTGATTGACGGCTCCGCCCATGACCGAAGACTGGGCGACGTTGGTCGACTTCTTCCCGGTCAACCCGGACTCGACTTCGTCCACGATCAACTCCACAGGCATCGACTGACCGCCGTACACTCGCGGTCCACCGATGATCTTCGCCTTGGAGAATCCGTAAATCGCGGTGGCCACTTCCTTCGCCAACCAGCCGACATAGTTGAACTCAGGCACCACGATGAGCTTGGCATTTCCGCAGAGCGCCCGCAATTCCTGCGTCGGAAACGGGCGGAGCGACCGGATCTTGATCAAACCGATCTTGATGCCCTTTTCCGCGCAAATACGAACCGCTTCCCTCGACTGAGCCGCGGCGCTGCCTGAAGCGATGATCACCGCCTCGGCACCTTCCACATTCTCGGCCGTGAGCAATCCGCCCATATACTGATTGATATATTTGCGGGACCGTTCGACCGCCGCCCAGACTTCCTGCTGCCACACCGCATGGATGTTGTACGCCATGAAGTTCGACTTCTGCACCGGGGCGTCGCGGGACAAACGGGCGGGAGGATTCTCCGCATCGAGCACCGGGACCGCGCCGCGCCAGGCTTCGCGAGGAGGCAGCTTCATGCTGCGGTCCTGCATGCGGACATAGCCACGGGCGTGGGTCACGAAGAACCCGTCGCAGCAGACACCGACGGGCAGCGTCACATCGTTCTTTTCGCTGATCGTGAAGCCCGCCAAGGTGAAATCGTACATATCTTGTTGGTTCTCGGCATGGAACACGATCATGCCGCAGTTCAACAGGTAGGCCACTTCGATATTGTCCGGCTGAATGGCCAACGGGGCGTTGACGACGCGGCAGGTGAACATCGCGACCACCGGCAACCGGTGACCAGGCCAGGAGGCGATGCCTTCCAAGCCGCGCAACGTGCCGGGACCGGCCGTCGCCGTGTAGCAACGGACGCCGGCTCGTGATCCGCCGGCAATCGCCGCCATCACGCCGACCTCTTCTTCACCGCGGTAATATTCTTTCACATAGCCTTCGCCATAGAGCACGCCCACGAGCTGCATCGTTTCACTCTGCGGCGTGATCGGATAAGCGATGGCCAAATCGACGTTGGATCGCCGAATGGCTTCCTTCGCCGCTTCGCTGCCCGTAATGAACTCTTTCGTACGCGGGGCCTCGAGGAACAGATATTCCGGCGTCACCACCCGCTGCCGCTTGGCTTCGGCATGGGGATCTTTCCGGGCGGCCGGCTTGGCGGCGGCCACGGCTGAATCGGCCGGTTGGCTTGTCGTTTCTGGGGCTTTAACTGTTTCGCTCATTGTGACACCTCTCGGCTATATCGCCTGTGCTGTTCGACTGTCCTTAGCCTTCACGCTTCATCTGCTCGGCGGAATGGCCGAAGGCAGCCGCGCCGGCAACGCCCACCGTCACGGGCGCAAAAGTGAGGGGATTCGTGTGAGTTTTTCCGCCATGCACCCTCGATTGCGTACCGGTAAAGCGCACGTTCTCGCCGTTTTCCGGCAGCTTGATGCCCATTTCTTCGCGCACCCGCTTAAAGACCTGCGCGGTCTTTCTCAGCTTGATGATGTCCGAATCCCGGATCGTCAGCATCGCATCTTCATGGCCCTGCTCCGCGCAGATCGCCATCGTCAGGCAGTTCGTGCCCGCGCGAATCATTTTCAAGGTCAAGTTGGCGTAATGACAATGCACGCCGATGAAAATGCAGGCCTCAATCTTATTGCCCCAAATCGTGAGATTCGGGTGGTTCGGATTGATGACCTCTTCCGGATCGATCTTCGGATACTTCGGACGATAGTCCGGCATGGGGATGATCATGACGTTCGGAATCTGAGCGGCGATCTCCAGCACGGCTTTGGCTTTTTCGACGGCATGCTCGTTCCACGCCCAGAGGACCAAGGGGCCCGGGAAAATCGTGGCGTTGGGGCTGGTCAGCATTTTACGGGCCATCTCTTCGATGACCTTATCTTCGTTGGGCTCCAGCAATCCGTAGAAAAGCCCTTCGCCCGGGTCAGGCAGCGCGACTCCTAACTGAGCCGCCGACGGCGGATGGAATCCGGCTGGACCAGGAACAATGATGCGTTCTCGTGTATCAGGCGTCGTTGCCACTCCCGTACCTCCCTAATTACCTATAACAACCATCGGATTGGACAGGGTCACAATAGTCGACTTTTCTTCATACCGAATGTTGTCGGTGACGGCGGCCAGCGGCAATTGATCGATCATGATCATCTTGATGGCATTGTTTTTCGCCATATTGTCGCAAACCCACACGCACTGCGCGCAGCCCTTGCAGCGATCCACCGCCACATAGGCCGAGCCGTACTTAAAGCCCTTGGACTTGCCCAATTCTTCGCTGTACTGAATGGTGTTCGCTTCAGGACAATATTGCGTGCAGAGCTTGCAGCTCTTCTCGGCGCATATTGAAACATCGATATCGGCTACCAGATACATGGTGACTCCTTCGTGCTAAATCCTGGTTAGGCCCCTACGGTCGCACTGGCTTCCGACCGTTTCACTGTCGGCGCAGCCCAACCGTGATCGACCGCATAGTTCCAGCCGGCCTGAATCACCGCCACATTTTTATCGATCAATTCCTGCTTCTTTTTGAACTTCCGCTCGACGACGCTGTCCAAGGCCGCGGTTCCTCCGGAGACGACAAATCCCTTGCCCAGGAACCGGTCCTTCACCGACTGCTCCAGCGCTTCAACCGTGGTCAGCCCCGTGATGGCGCCAATGCAGCCCATCAGGGCCATATTCGTGCAGAGATCCATGCCCGAGACTTCGAGGGACAACTTGGTGGCAGGGAAGTAATAGAGCTTCGCGCGGCGTTCTTCCAATTCACGGGCCTGATCCTTATGCAGCGACATCGGGCCGTCGTTGTTGATCAGCGCAATCCCGTCTTCCTTCAATCCGAAGTAGAAGGGCATCGTATAGGACTTGCCGTGGGTAATGACCTGCGGATGGAAGATGATGATGATGTGCGGGAAGGTGATCTCCCCGATCTCATAGATCGGCTCATCCGACACGCGGACATAGCTCTCAACCGGGGCCATCCGCTTTTCCGACCCATAAAATGGGACGATCGTGCTTTCGCCGCCGGCCTGGATCACCGCGGTGCTCAGAATGTGTGACCCCGTCACGACACCTTGACCACCGACCCCCGCCATCCGAATGTTGAAGCGCTTTGCCATATCCGAGTCTCC
Proteins encoded:
- a CDS encoding ferredoxin oxidoreductase; the encoded protein is MSETVKAPETTSQPADSAVAAAKPAARKDPHAEAKRQRVVTPEYLFLEAPRTKEFITGSEAAKEAIRRSNVDLAIAYPITPQSETMQLVGVLYGEGYVKEYYRGEEEVGVMAAIAGGSRAGVRCYTATAGPGTLRGLEGIASWPGHRLPVVAMFTCRVVNAPLAIQPDNIEVAYLLNCGMIVFHAENQQDMYDFTLAGFTISEKNDVTLPVGVCCDGFFVTHARGYVRMQDRSMKLPPREAWRGAVPVLDAENPPARLSRDAPVQKSNFMAYNIHAVWQQEVWAAVERSRKYINQYMGGLLTAENVEGAEAVIIASGSAAAQSREAVRICAEKGIKIGLIKIRSLRPFPTQELRALCGNAKLIVVPEFNYVGWLAKEVATAIYGFSKAKIIGGPRVYGGQSMPVELIVDEVESGLTGKKSTNVAQSSVMGGAVNQDDVAHFMRSI
- a CDS encoding 2-oxoglutarate:ferredoxin oxidoreductase, which codes for MATTPDTRERIIVPGPAGFHPPSAAQLGVALPDPGEGLFYGLLEPNEDKVIEEMARKMLTSPNATIFPGPLVLWAWNEHAVEKAKAVLEIAAQIPNVMIIPMPDYRPKYPKIDPEEVINPNHPNLTIWGNKIEACIFIGVHCHYANLTLKMIRAGTNCLTMAICAEQGHEDAMLTIRDSDIIKLRKTAQVFKRVREEMGIKLPENGENVRFTGTQSRVHGGKTHTNPLTFAPVTVGVAGAAAFGHSAEQMKREG
- a CDS encoding 2-oxoacid:acceptor oxidoreductase family protein produces the protein MAKRFNIRMAGVGGQGVVTGSHILSTAVIQAGGESTIVPFYGSEKRMAPVESYVRVSDEPIYEIGEITFPHIIIIFHPQVITHGKSYTMPFYFGLKEDGIALINNDGPMSLHKDQARELEERRAKLYYFPATKLSLEVSGMDLCTNMALMGCIGAITGLTTVEALEQSVKDRFLGKGFVVSGGTAALDSVVERKFKKKQELIDKNVAVIQAGWNYAVDHGWAAPTVKRSEASATVGA